GGGCGGACCTGCCGGTGCGGGAGGTCCAGCGCTTGACGTTCGTGGACGAACGTTCCACTGTCAGGGTGCATTGATAGTCGGAGCTGTCGTTCACAGCCGGAACCGACGAACTGAGTGATGGTCATCTTCTCAACGCGAGGCATAGTTGTACCTTGTGGCCGGCGCAGGGCTCGTCCCCCGCGAGTGGCTCCACTCTATGCGCGCGCTATGACACGACGGCGACAGCGTGCTCGAGGGTTATCACTTCGTCATCTGTCGGTTCGTCGTCATCCAGGAAGGCAGCGACGGCCAGCGCGCGCCGCAAGTTTGCCGTGTCCGGATCAGCGAGCTGGAGAGTTTTCGCCCATCGGCTGGCTTCAGCGTGAACCGTGTCGAGCACGGATGGGGAGCGGATGGCGTCATGGCGAACGGGCGCTGCGTCGTCCTTCGCCAGCACGAACACGGCGTCCCAGACGCTGGAGCCCTGGTGTCGGTGAAGGCTCATGTCGCTATCTCCGCGAAGGGGGAACACCGTGACGTAGCGCAGGCCGGTTCCTCTCAGGGCTCCACCCAGTGCAGACCAGGCGCCGGGGGCTTTGTGCTGGAAGGTGAAGATCAGGCGTCCGCCGGGCTTGAGGATGCGTGCGGCTTCGCGAAAGCAGTCACGCAACCCTGCTTCAAAGAGCGGGGCATGGTCCGCACCGCGGCCCTTGGTTGCCAAGCTGGCCGTCGAGGGGCCTCCGGGGTCGGTAATGGCGCCGGCGGCAGCGAGCCACGGAACGAAGAAGTCCGCGAGTTCCGAGTAATCGATGTTGTCGAGGTACGGCGGGTCGGTGAGCACAATGTCGACACTGGAATCGGGGATCTGTGCGAGGGCGCGGCTGTCGTCGTTGTAGATGAGGACCGTTCGGTCCTCGGCCGGAAGCGGCGAGTCGACGAAGCCGGTCTTCGAGTATTCGCGGGGAGCCTTGGCGTAGGAGATTGCGTTCGCCACTTTTCGGAGGGCGTTCGGGAACGTGCCGCGCCCTGTGCCGCGCAGCCAAGGGTTGAGCTCCACCGGCCTGGTCGAATGAGCGAAAGCCCGGAGTGAGAACAGCGGCGTCACTTGACGCCACCGTTCGGTATAGCGGGTGAGGTTGCAGTTCGACGTGAGGTGATTGGAGAACGCCAGAGCGTACGGCAGCTGATACTCCTCGGGGAGGGAACCGATGGCAGAGAGGAGCCGGTTAGCGTGCAGCAGCTGGCGGTCGTTGAACAGCTGCGTGTACGAGGTGTACCCGTAGGAGGTTAGACGGTTGTCGCTGCGTCCGAGGTGGGGGATGGCGCGGGTCGGAAGGAGGTCTCGTTCGTCGCGAAGGTTCGCTTGCGCCGTGGCGAGGTTCTTGAAGTCGAAGTCGCTCGGGCGGTGGATGACACGGTCACGAATCGGAACCGCGCGCGTGGACGAGGAGCCTGCGGCGATGGACTCGATGGCGAACAGGCGGAAGGCCGGGCGTTCGCCGGTGCGGCGGGCGTGCTCGATGAGCGCCTCGGAATGCTGGCAGGCGGGGCATGTCGCGATGCCGCGCTGAACGGTGCCCTCCGCGATGGCTGTTCGGTAACCGCAGGCACAATCGACGGTCGTGACGTCCCCACCGACTCGGTAGATGTCGCCGCAAGCCCGACAGAAGACGATCTGGTCGTCGCCGTCGAGAGCAATCCGGTGGTGGGGGTGCGCGTCGAACGTGTGGTCACATCTCTCACAGGTCACTTGCTGCACCCAGAAGTAGTGCAGTCCGATGCGGTCGTCACCATCGGGCCCGACGGTCGAGTACAGAGACTGCTGCTCATGGAGCGCACTGTTGACGTCGTCGAAAGCATCCCAGGGGTTGGGGTACGTGTGTGCCGTCAGCTCGAATTCGGTGACGACGCATGCCACAGGGTCGATGTCCGCTCCCACCACGTTCGCGCCCAGGCGCGACGCCTCGTAGAGACTGGTGCCGCCCCCGATGAAGAGGTCGGCGACGATTGCGCCGGTCAGTGGGCCGCCCTTTTCGAAAGTCGTCCAGAACTCCTTCTCCGTGGTCGTCTGTGACCCGACGAGGAGTGCCCGCATCGCGGTACCGAACCGCCTGGCGAACCACTTGTGTGCGAGGTAAACCGGGCGGGGACGGTGCGCTTCGCGGCGGGCGAGCTCAGCGAGCGCGACCAGCGGCAGCGCAGCATCGTCGAGGAGGCTCGTCGCAGAGTCGGAGGGAACGGGTTTCATGGGCTATTCCATTGTGGGGGATCTTCTCCTCCATGCGCGGCCGGCCGCAGCGCTTGGGCCTATCCGGCTGAGCGCAGTAGGCGGGCGCCGAGCTTCTCCTGGTCGCTCGGGAACGGCCCGTCGTACACATCGCACAGGAACAGGCGCACCAGAGCGCCGTTCACGCGGACCGGGGAGTCGAGCATCTCGCGCAGCGCCTCGTGCTCGGTGATGTCGGCGCCACCTGGGAGTCTGTGCACGCGGCTCTCACCCCAAGCCCCTCGTTGTTCCGGAACCGGTGCCGGGCACCTGATGTGGAGCTGCTGGGTCGAACCTCGGGTCTCCTCGATGAATGATGTCCTCGGCGCGCCGGATCGTGCGGTTGCGCATCGCCTTCAAGCGCTGGTCGACGATGGATGCAACCTCGTCGTCCACACGAGCGTCCAGTTCCTCTTCGAGTTCGTACGACGGCAGACCCCGCACCACTCGCGCGATGGAGTCCAGCCGGATCTCTTCCCGGAGTCGCGCCTCGTGCCGTTCGCGGTGGTGTTCGAGGATCTGGGGGCGCTCGGCACGGATCTTCTCGACGAGCGCCTCGTGAGTCTCCTTCAGCGCTTGCAGGTCCCTGGCGCGACGCCACCGTCGAACGACGGCGGGTATGTCCTCTTCGGGCCTTGTCGAATCCCGCTCAATCGAAGTCGAACCGGTGGGCCTCGACTGTTCTCTGAGGATCACTCGCCTGCGCACGGCGACCACTTTGGGGATGGTGAGCGCGTCCGTGTCGCTCCCCTCTGCGGCGATCCGACCCCGCGTCGCGACATCCCGACGCCGTGCGAAGTACTCCCCTGCTGCGGCGTCATGTGCGCGGCGTTCCTCCGCGTAGATCCGGTGGAACCGGATCGGTGGTAGGCCGAGCTTCTTGAGTCGGCGTTGAAGCCGTGCCGTTTCGCGGCCTCGCGCGCGTTGCTCCTCAAGATGCTTCTCGTACCACCGCTTGTGCTGGTCAGGATCCTTCTTGCGACGTTCCTCCGCAGCCAGGCGCTGTTTGGCTCGGAGCTCCTCGGCGTTCTTGTCGCGGTAGCGCTGCGCGCTTTCGCGACTGGACTGGCGTGCACGTTCGGGATGGCGTTCCTTGTATCGCCGCTGATACTCCCGAATCTTGTCCGGATGCGCCTCCCGGAACGCGCGTGACTTCTCCCGGGCGGCGTCCGGATTCTGTTCACGCCGTTCCTTCTGGTGCGCGTTCTTCTTCAGTCGCTGCCGGCGACGTTGGGCCTGCCGTTTCTCGGACTCGCGGTTCAGCTGGCGGGACCGCTCACGGTTGCGTTCGCGCCAGGCCCGATGCGCGGCCGCGAGCTCCTCGTGGTGCGCCTCACGGTAGCGTCGGCGGCCTTCCGCTGCGGCTTCTGGGTGCGCTTTTCTCCAGTCTTGTTGAGGACGCGCGCCGGTCGGCTCGTCGTCCTCGCCCGTCGGGCACATGCGCTCACTCCGCCTGCTCGGCGGCCGCGACGGTGCCGTACACGAACGAGGTCAGTGTCTCCCTGTGACCGGTGGGATCCACCACGGTGCGCCCGATCAGATCCCGAAGCTCAGAACTCACGTCCTCCGCCGCGAGCCCATCGAGACACCAGTCGATGTCCTCACTGAGTTGGTACTCCGGGGAGTCGGCGGGCAGCGCCCGGTAGTACATGATCGCGATCGTCCCGACCCGCTGAAGAAGCGCGTCTGCATCGTCGAGTTTCATTAGATTCCTCCTTGTATGGATACTGGTGCCGCAGCAACCAGCTCTGGGTGTGGTCTAGGTTCGCGGTCATCGTTGACGTAGCGTGCGAGGTCCCGCGCCTCGAGCGCCTCCGCCCTGGCGAGGCACTCTTGCAGTCGAGCGCGGGTCGCGCGGTCGAGGACGGCTCGCGCGTCGGCATCCACCGGCAGCAATCTTCCGTGCTTCCGCGCCGCGGCTCCGGCGTCACCCGCATCCGCCTGAAGGAGTGCCGTCCGCGCCGCGTGCACCCATTGGTCGAACTCGGTCGGGTCTTCGGGTGGTTCGTCGCGTGCGGAGCGGTGCAGGTCGCGGCGGGCGGCGCTGATGGCATCCGCGATGTCGGGTTCGGGCAGGCCTCGCATCATCTCGCCGGCGAGTTCCTCTCGGGCCTCGACATCCGTGCGCGCAATGACGACGACTTCGTTGTGTCGGCGCCCACGCGTCAGTCCGACGTAGAGGCCCGAGGCGTCGACGTCAGGCCCGACGAGGGAGGTGTCGGTGGTCTCGCCTTGGATGCCATGCACGGTCGTGGCGTAAGCGAGGTGCACGTAGTCTGCCGCGTACTCGAGCGAGACGACCCGGGTGTCCGCGGCGTCGTCGATCCGCTGCAGCTCGAGGACGGCTGGGCCGATGTGCGCGACTTGCCAGATCGCACGGTTCTCCACCCCGGCATCCCGATCGTTGCGCCGCGTCTGCACAACGTCACCCTCCAGAATCCTCTGCTCCCCCGCACCGACCGCGATCCGGTGCGTGCTGAGCTGGGCCCGGGAGACGCGCTCTTGCTGGATGGCTTCGTTGATGTACGACGCTTCCTCGTTCGTGGCGGTGACGATCGCCACCGTCCGGCCGTGCTCGTGATGCTGGAAGTAGCCGCGGACGAGCGCGGCGCGCGCAGCCTCCAGGTCATCGACGCGCTTCACATGATGCTGCTGTTGCAGTGCTGCTGCGGTCTCGATCGCGTCGAAGAGGGTGTCCGGGGAGCGCAGGCGCAGGGTGAGGGCGGCGTAGTCGGGGTCTTCGAAGCGATGCATCCCGCTCAGCACCACGTCCTTGCCCGCGCGGCGCTGTGCCAGAGCCATCGCGCCGGCATGCCCGACCGGGCTCGCCTGCAGGGGGTCACCGACCAGGGCGATACCGGCGCCAGTTTCGATCGCCAGCTGGGTCAGGGCATCGGCGGCATTGAGGTCCAGCATCCCCGCCTCGTCCACGACGATCCGCGCCCGCGCATCCAACGGGTATCGTCGAGGCCCCCGGTAGATCACACCGGTTGCGGGGTCCGTCTGCCCAGGGCGCAACCGCCACCACAGGTCAGCGCCCGCGTCGTCTGTGCCCCAATTCCAGCCATGGTCCGCAAGCAGGGCATGAACGCTCGTCCCTGATGCGCCGATCTCACGGCTCGCGACCGCGGCCGCCTTCCTCGTCGGCGCAACGATCAACAGCCGCCGCCCCTGCACCTCCAGCGTCGCTCGCGCGACCCGCAACATCGTCGTCTTACCCGTACCAGCAGGCCCCGTGACGGTCACGAGTCGATCCACATCCGCGACCGCACCCGCAGCCGCCTGCTGCGACGCATCCAACCCACCCGCCGCCACGATCCGGGCAGCATCACCCGAGGCGCGCCGCGGGGCGGGCTGCTGGTCGTTGCTCAGGATGCTGAGCCGGGCGCCGAGATCAGACTTCAGCCGCGCGAACGCGTGCGTCACGAGCGCCTTCACATGCTCCGGCTTCTCGAGATCGTCCGGGATCAAGTCTCGGGTATGTACGAGAGCCCTCGCGGTGACGTCATCGATGAGGTGCTGCAACTCGTCGCGTCCGGCGACGAGACCTGCGGATGCCACTGCCCGGGCGGCACCGGCGCGGACGTCCAGCACACTGAAGCGACCATTGCTCGCCCGCGACCGATCATCCGCATCCACCACAGCACACCGCGCAAGCAAATCATGATCGAGCACACCCTCGGGGGAAGCAGGGCCGGCGACGGGTGAGCGTGGTACGAGCACGTTGGGGTCCAGGCGGAGGAGTTCCTGTCTCGTGAGCTCGGTCCACTCGTCCTCGTCCACCTCGCGTGGCTTGCCTGGGCGGCCCGTCGCCCACGCCCGCCGATCTATCATCTGCACCACATCCGGACTCGGAACCTGGCCCGGATGATCGGCTCTCCATTGCTCGAGGAGAACAGCCCGGTTCGCTTCGATCTGGTTCGAGCGTCGGGAGACAGCGCGGACCAGATGCGCGAGCTGCATGATCTCGCCATCCGCGTTCAGCATGTATCCGTGCGCGGCAAGCGCCGCGATCCACTCCGGGTCCGTCCGGGCCGCGAGCTCCCCCTCAGCGTTGACGAGATTCTGCACGCGCATCGCGACGCGCGAGTCCACATTCGACCACTTGCCGTCCACTCCGCGCACCCGCACGTTCAGCCAAAGGTGTCGATGGATATGAGGATCCAGCGCGCGTGAGCGGCGATGCTGCAGCTCCACCACCTCGATGCGTGCGAGACGTTCACGGATCCGCCCGCCGGCCCCGCGCCGGGCGTTCAGCTCGCGCTGCCACGTGGCGATGATCCGATCCCGAAGGCTATCCTGCAGCGCCTCGAAAGCGGTCGCGAGTTCCGGATGCAAGAGCGCGGCGATGCTGAAGGACTTCGACGCGTTGATCGTGCTGTCCAGAATCAGATCCGAAGCCGGCGACGCAAGGTCGCGCCCGCGCAGCTCCCCCGTCTCCGGATCACGACCATCAACCCAGTTCGTAAGCTGCTCCGCATCCAACTCATCGACGACGATCCTCCCGGACTCGATACTGAACCGCGTGACCGTCGCGCCCCCGACCTGGCTGTACGCACCCAAGGCATCGACGCCGGCCGCCCGCAGATGCGAGTCACAGGACCCGCGAAACGCGTAGGCCATCGCCTGCCGGACCCCCTGTGAGCCCGCGCCCCGCTTCCAACGTTCGAGTCCACCTCGCACGCCATCAGGCTACGCCGAGTTTGCCTATCACGCCAGAGTATTCACAGAAAGTGCCTGCGTGCATTGCACCTCTCGCTATGTCTCGTCAGTGGGCGCTTCCGGGTGTCGCTTCCGGGTGTCGCTTCCGGGTGTCGCTTCCGGGTGTCGCTTCCGGGTGTCGTTTCAGCGCGCTCCTCGGCGCTCGCAAGACGTGCGTTCAACGCGCACGAGTGCGGGCAGGGTATTCGTGCGGCGGGGCACGGTCGACATGATGCTCGATCTGAAGGAACTGAAGCCGTGCATTCAGGGACTGCTCTACGTTCTCCCGGACCGGGGCACGGGCTCGATGGATTGCGCCGCCACTATCGTTTCGAGCGTGGAGTCGAACTCGAACGCCGTGAGTGCCGCACGACCGACGCTTCTCATACTGTCTGCGACCATGGTCGACGCTGCCTCACCGTCGGAGAGGGCGCTCAAGAGCATCACCTGCCGGGCGAAGCCTTCGGCGAAGCTCAGACAGGGAGCCAGAGACACGCGCTCGTCTACCGGGTTGCGCGCGCTACGGCGCGGATTGGTCACCACGAGGTTGGGAACGCGCGAGCGCGACGGGCATACCGCGGTGCGCCGTACGCCTACTGTTCCCGTGCCGCTCGACGGACGATTCCGCTCGGCCGACGTACTGCGGACCGGTCCCGGGGGTCGGAGCGTTCTTGAATGCGCGCGGCAAGTCGATCTATCGCCGCCGGCACCGTCCACCAGATCACAGCGGTGACGACCGGCATGACGTAGGCGGCGGCGAGGAGGCACATCGCTGAATCAGTCCACGGACTCGAGAGCGGGGCCTGGCGTTTAATGCTCACGAGAGCGCCAGCGAGGACTCCAGCGGTGAGCCAAAGGCAGACGTTCCACGCAGTGGTTCGGGTGACTGACGCTCGCCTGGCGAACCAGAGGACGAACGAGGCGGTCGCTCCCGCGGCAAGCCAGAATGCGGAGTACGGGCCGACGAGCCACGCGACCACCTCCTGGACCCGGTCCATGCCCCAGGCGCCTGACGGCAATTGATCGATGAGCGGTTGCCCAAACGTCTTCATGAGAGCCGCCGAGATGATCGTGACGGCGAAGGTGGTGACCCCGCCGACAACAACGCGAAAGAGCATCCTCATGTTTCACGCTGCTCGTCGGCTACGCTCGCGCGCGGCACGCTTGCGCGCCCCCGTCGCGTTCAGGCGGAAGGTGACCATGGCCGCGCTGACCCCGAAGTGAACTGCTGCCCCTTCGACCGTCCAGCGGCCTCGGGCGATAGCGAGCGCGGCGGGCTCCGGGATGAGGAGGCAGCCGGAGAGCCACCCGGCCTCGTCCTCGAAGTCCTGGTTCCAGATGCGGCATCCGGCGGCGTCGAGCGCGGGCGTGGGCGGGTGGGCGAGGAGACCGTGGCTGAGCTCGTGTCCGATGTTGCTGCTCTGACGCGCCGGCGTGTGCCCGTCGTTGTGGACGATAAGCCGACGGCGCCCGGCAAAGACGGTCATCGCAGAGAAGACCTCCGGTTCACCGTCGATGAGGTACTCGACCTCGGGCGCGGCAGCTGCAAACCCCGAGAGCGCGATCACCGGAATGTCGAGCGACTCGGCCAGCACGATCGGGTCGAGTCGTGCGGTGAGGCTCAGACCGAGTTCGGCGCGCGCGTCCGCGGCGATGATGTTCGCCCAGGTCTTGAAGCCGCGTTGAAATGCCATGGTGCTACTCGCTATCGCTTCGGAGTCTCTCGTAGGTGACCTTGATCAGACCGTCCAACGCTGTCGCCGCCTCCGGCGATAGGTTGCGGTCGGAGCGGAGGTAGGTGGAGATCTTCGCGAGCGAATCTGGCTCCCGAACAGCGTCGTCGGCACCCCGAACGAAGTCGTCGACCGCGAGGCCCGACCATGCGGCGAGTGCTGCCAGCCCATCGACATCAGGGCGTTTCCCCTGCGCCATGCGCGTCAAGGTGGACGCGCTCACGCCCGACGCGGCGGCCACCTGCTTCCAGTTCAAGCGGCGGCTCTGGCGCTGCGCATCAAGAGCCTCGTAGAAGCCCTCGGCGTCGAACGAACCAACCTTGTCCATGTCATCCCTTCAAAATTGCGATACTGCAATCTATAGTCTAATGTGGGTTTCGCATTAGCAATCAGACACCTCAAGTCTAACGGAAGGAGCGAGGATGTCACCCGAAGACAAGCCCAGCAAGCCGGAGAAGCCGGACAACCCCAGCCGCTACGAGATCATCGTGAACGGCCAGGTCCAGGAGGTCCCGTCGGCGACGGTCACCTTCGAGCAGATCGTGGCGCTCGCGTTCCCAGAGCATTCCAGCAACACCGACCTCACGTTCGTGATCACGTACCGCAAGGCCCACTCCCCCAAGGAAGGCAGCCTCGCCGAGGGCGGTTCGGTCGAGGTCAAGCCCCGCGGAACGATCTTCAATGTCACCTTCACCCGTCGCTCGTAGTAGCGATCTGCAGCGGCTGCGCGCCGAGGGTTACGAGATCGAAATCCGTGACAACCACCTTCTCGTGCACCACGTGCCGTACGTCACCCCCACCCGGGAGATGGCGTACGGCACGCTGATCTCGACGCTGCACCTCAACGACGACCAGACGCTGGCGCCGGACACGCATGTGGTCTCGTTCATCGGCGAGCGGCCGTCCCGCGTCGACGGCTCCGAGGTTTCGAACCTGCTGCATCAGAAGGGGCCCATCCAGCTCACCGCGACAATCACCGCAGACTTCTCGTTCTCGAACAAGCCGGACGCCGGGTTCGCCGACTACTACGAGAAGATGACCTCGTACGCGAGCATCCTGTTGGGCTATGCACTCCAGCTGGACCCGACAGCGACACCGAAGACCTACGTCGTGCACGGGGACGACGATCCCGACTCGGTGTTCCTGTACGCCGACTCCGCGTCATCGCGCGCGGGGATCTCGGCCATCAACGACAAGCTGCGCCTCGGCAAGATCGCGATCGTCGGCGTCGGCGGCACCGGCTCCTACATCCTCGACTTCACCGCGAAGACCCCGGTGCGCGAGATCCACCTCTTCGACGGCGACCGTTTCCTGCAGCACAACGCCTTCCGTGCCCCCGGGGCCGCGAGGCAGAGCGACTTCGCCAGCATGCCGTTCAAGGTCGACCACTTCGCTCAGATCTACTCGGCGATGCGCCGCGGCATCCACCCGCACCCGTACGACATCGACACGCAGACGGTCGCCGAGCTCGACGACATGGACTTCGTCTTCCTGGCTGCCGAGGGCGGTCCAACGAAACAGCTGATCATCGAGCGATTGCAGGCGACCGGCATCCCGTTCGTCGACGTCGGAATGGGTTTAAGGCCTCATGACGGCCGGCTCCACGGCATCCTCGCCGTCACAACGGGAACGGACAGCAAGGCCGACCACGTCCCCGGACGCATCGACTTCTCTGAGACTGACGAGGCCGACGACTACGACCTCAACATTCAGATCGTCGATCTCAACGCGCTCAATGCCGCCCTCGCCGTCATCAAGTGGAAGAAGCTGTTCGACTTTTACGCCGACCTCGAGAACGAGCACTACGCTGCGTTCACGATCGACGGCAACCACCTGCTGAACGAGGACCAGGCCGAATGACCCGCCAAGAAGAGATTGAGTTCCTGTTCGTCGACTACATTCCGAATGAGCTCGAGGAAGGCATCCTCTACATCGCGGCCGAGTTCGGCGCCGTCGTCCACCTCTGCTTCGACGGGTGCGGTGAGCGGGTCTCCACACCCCTTCACCCGGGACAATGGACACTCACTTTCGACGGCACCACCGTGAGCCTCAGTCCGTCAGTCGGGAACTGGGGGCTGCCGTGCCGGTCGCACTACATCATCCGTCGCAACCGCGTCGTATGGGCTGCCGACTGGTCCACCGAGGCCGTCGTGAGGTCTGCCGCGAGCGACCGTCAAGCGGTGGACCGGCCCGCGATCCCGCGCGCCACCAACCGCCGCTCTCTCATCCAGATCCTGAAGCTAGTCTTCTCGGGCCGCGGAAGCCGCTGACGGGACGATTGACGAAACGCCTTTCTTGGCGCACGAACAGCCCCGTCTATATTCATCTGGTTCATAGGACCGTTCCCCGGGCTAGGAAGCCTCGACTTCGTCAGGAGGGGGTTGAGGTCCACATGGGGTGGTGAAGATCGAACAGAACATGGCTCATCGTCTGCACGCTGATTCCGTTCGATGCTCCCAGGCGGAGTGCCTCGGTCAGCTCGTCGCTGTCAAAGATGTGAATGTGCGCCTGGTTACCCTCACCCGTGCGCCTCTGCTTCCCACACGCCCACAGAGAACGAATCGCGACCGACATGTGTGCCGTCATCATGACGGCACACGAGTAACTGATCCAAACGACGGTCTTGGTCCACCGTGGTTCCCCGTCGAATTGCTGGGGCTCGATCACGGTGAGCGATGGGCCGGACTGCGAGATGACGGCGCCGTCATCGACTTTGACTCCGCGTTCGCCAGGCAAGATCGCCAGGCCGTGCTTGCCCGCGTTATACAGGTCAGCTCCATCGAGAACCGTGTCACACGCAAACTGAAAAAGTGAGCGCACTCCTTCCCGATGCCGCGTCCAGCCCCCCTTCTTGCTCCATGAGACTGAGGCTTCGACCTTCTTCCGGTCCCCGCTCCAACTGACCACCGTCAGCAGATCACGGATCACGCTGTCCGAACCGAGACCATCGCGGAGCGTGCGGACCTCGCGAGTAAACACTCCGGGCGAACGCATGTTGGTCATCTCAGCCCAGGGGCAGGCTGCGTCGTTCGCGTGCGCGAAGTAGAGCCGCAAGAGAGTCTCCGCGGCCTGATGGAGGATGAGCGTGCTCTCAAGTGCCACGAACTGGACGCGCTTGGAACCTGATGGGGCAGCGTCGCGTGAGAGTGAGAGATCGTCCGCTTCGTATCGCGCTTCAGTCGATTCGTCGCCCAGAAAGCGGGCCAGCATCCATAAACGATGGTCGATTACTTCGGCGGGGTCGGCGGCGTAAAACTCTCGGTTCAGTGAGTCGAACTCGTGAGGGTCTATCGGCGCGGGGCTCTCTCTCATGAGCTGAGGGTAACCACGGGCTCCGACCCTGGAGTCCCGGCGCTCCGCCGCTCAGCCCGCACGTAACGCGCCCTCAAACGCGCGATGCACGAACATCGATCGATGACGCCCCACCGCCCCTAGGCTGGCAGCATGCGCGACTCGCAAGCCGACCCGATGGCCTGCCCGACCTGCGGCGACAAGTTGGCGTTCGGAATTCTTGATGACGAGAAGTTCCTCGTCGCCTGGTCGTGCCCGACCTGCGGCGTTATCCGCACCACGGAACCTGCATAGGACGACTCGCACGGCATCCGCCGCTACCGCGCATTGAACGCATAGGGATCGGGACGCCCCCGGGCGCGGTCCGCGGCGGCAAGACTCTACGATCGTCACGTGGGCACGTTGAAGCATGCATGGCATTACACGACGGCGGCGGCGCTAGTCCAGATCGTTACGCGGCACCGACTGTGGGCGACCTCCGCCGCGTATCTGAATGACAGCGCCGAGATTCGAGCGGGGCGACTCGCGCTGCAGGAAGCTGTCAAGTCCCGTAAGCCTCCCCTTGAGAGCTGGCAGCTAGAGCAACTTGGAACGTTGGGGGTGATGAGGTCGGGTGACCCGCATGATCTGTTCTTGCTGTGCGCCTCGAAGCAAGGCAACTCGCTCACTCTCTGGCGTAGCTACGGAGCAGGAAGTGAGGCCGAGTACTCAATCGACTTCGATCCTGCGGTCTCGCTGTTGCCCGTGCAACAGCGAGACGACCCCCACCACCCCGCACCCGAACCGCCAGGCTGGGGGTCAGATGCGATCGACTACACCGATGAAGGTGTGGAGTTCCGGTCCTACGATCCCGATGAAGCCTACGCCTACGCGAGCGACTGGTCTGCGGTTGAGTACCTCCGCCCAAGCAACACAGCCGCGGAGAAGGAACTCGACGAGGTGCTGAAGGAACTGCGCAAACCCCCAGAGGGCAAGCGAGTCATGCCGTTCCTCCTCGA
Above is a genomic segment from Microbacterium sp. W4I4 containing:
- a CDS encoding ImmA/IrrE family metallo-endopeptidase — translated: MAFQRGFKTWANIIAADARAELGLSLTARLDPIVLAESLDIPVIALSGFAAAAPEVEYLIDGEPEVFSAMTVFAGRRRLIVHNDGHTPARQSSNIGHELSHGLLAHPPTPALDAAGCRIWNQDFEDEAGWLSGCLLIPEPAALAIARGRWTVEGAAVHFGVSAAMVTFRLNATGARKRAARERSRRAA
- a CDS encoding multiubiquitin domain-containing protein, producing the protein MSPEDKPSKPEKPDNPSRYEIIVNGQVQEVPSATVTFEQIVALAFPEHSSNTDLTFVITYRKAHSPKEGSLAEGGSVEVKPRGTIFNVTFTRRS
- a CDS encoding DUF6527 family protein gives rise to the protein MTRQEEIEFLFVDYIPNELEEGILYIAAEFGAVVHLCFDGCGERVSTPLHPGQWTLTFDGTTVSLSPSVGNWGLPCRSHYIIRRNRVVWAADWSTEAVVRSAASDRQAVDRPAIPRATNRRSLIQILKLVFSGRGSR
- a CDS encoding ThiF family adenylyltransferase, which gives rise to MSPSPVARSSDLQRLRAEGYEIEIRDNHLLVHHVPYVTPTREMAYGTLISTLHLNDDQTLAPDTHVVSFIGERPSRVDGSEVSNLLHQKGPIQLTATITADFSFSNKPDAGFADYYEKMTSYASILLGYALQLDPTATPKTYVVHGDDDPDSVFLYADSASSRAGISAINDKLRLGKIAIVGVGGTGSYILDFTAKTPVREIHLFDGDRFLQHNAFRAPGAARQSDFASMPFKVDHFAQIYSAMRRGIHPHPYDIDTQTVAELDDMDFVFLAAEGGPTKQLIIERLQATGIPFVDVGMGLRPHDGRLHGILAVTTGTDSKADHVPGRIDFSETDEADDYDLNIQIVDLNALNAALAVIKWKKLFDFYADLENEHYAAFTIDGNHLLNEDQAE
- a CDS encoding AAA family ATPase, producing the protein MAYAFRGSCDSHLRAAGVDALGAYSQVGGATVTRFSIESGRIVVDELDAEQLTNWVDGRDPETGELRGRDLASPASDLILDSTINASKSFSIAALLHPELATAFEALQDSLRDRIIATWQRELNARRGAGGRIRERLARIEVVELQHRRSRALDPHIHRHLWLNVRVRGVDGKWSNVDSRVAMRVQNLVNAEGELAARTDPEWIAALAAHGYMLNADGEIMQLAHLVRAVSRRSNQIEANRAVLLEQWRADHPGQVPSPDVVQMIDRRAWATGRPGKPREVDEDEWTELTRQELLRLDPNVLVPRSPVAGPASPEGVLDHDLLARCAVVDADDRSRASNGRFSVLDVRAGAARAVASAGLVAGRDELQHLIDDVTARALVHTRDLIPDDLEKPEHVKALVTHAFARLKSDLGARLSILSNDQQPAPRRASGDAARIVAAGGLDASQQAAAGAVADVDRLVTVTGPAGTGKTTMLRVARATLEVQGRRLLIVAPTRKAAAVASREIGASGTSVHALLADHGWNWGTDDAGADLWWRLRPGQTDPATGVIYRGPRRYPLDARARIVVDEAGMLDLNAADALTQLAIETGAGIALVGDPLQASPVGHAGAMALAQRRAGKDVVLSGMHRFEDPDYAALTLRLRSPDTLFDAIETAAALQQQHHVKRVDDLEAARAALVRGYFQHHEHGRTVAIVTATNEEASYINEAIQQERVSRAQLSTHRIAVGAGEQRILEGDVVQTRRNDRDAGVENRAIWQVAHIGPAVLELQRIDDAADTRVVSLEYAADYVHLAYATTVHGIQGETTDTSLVGPDVDASGLYVGLTRGRRHNEVVVIARTDVEAREELAGEMMRGLPEPDIADAISAARRDLHRSARDEPPEDPTEFDQWVHAARTALLQADAGDAGAAARKHGRLLPVDADARAVLDRATRARLQECLARAEALEARDLARYVNDDREPRPHPELVAAAPVSIQGGI
- a CDS encoding helix-turn-helix domain-containing protein, which codes for MDKVGSFDAEGFYEALDAQRQSRRLNWKQVAAASGVSASTLTRMAQGKRPDVDGLAALAAWSGLAVDDFVRGADDAVREPDSLAKISTYLRSDRNLSPEAATALDGLIKVTYERLRSDSE